From Thermodesulfovibrionales bacterium, the proteins below share one genomic window:
- a CDS encoding response regulator — protein MPEKLLIVDDEPDMLRLLQMIVREKTPYEVTTTNNPIEALGLARKGGFDLLITDLKMPGLDGIELLNTVREFDADIPIIIITAFSTAEAADAAMEKNAFDFITKPFRKEQILFTIEKAIKWLRIQRENKMLRESLGKEQSQ, from the coding sequence GACGAGCCGGACATGCTCCGGCTTCTGCAGATGATCGTAAGAGAAAAAACACCTTACGAGGTGACGACTACCAACAATCCTATTGAGGCCCTGGGACTGGCAAGGAAAGGGGGGTTCGATCTCCTCATTACGGATCTGAAAATGCCCGGTCTCGACGGTATAGAGCTTCTCAATACCGTCAGGGAATTCGACGCTGATATCCCGATCATCATCATCACCGCCTTCTCGACCGCCGAGGCCGCCGACGCAGCGATGGAAAAGAACGCCTTCGATTTCATAACGAAACCATTCAGAAAGGAGCAGATCCTCTTTACCATCGAAAAGGCGATCAAGTGGCTAAGGATCCAGAGGGAGAACAAGATGCTCAGGGAGAGCTTAGGCAAAGAGCAATCTCAGTGA